A genomic window from Mesorhizobium sp. 131-2-1 includes:
- a CDS encoding GcvT family protein: MAGFPEKAKVVIVGLGGIVGASVAHHLIERGWDDIVGIDKSGIPTDIGSTAHASDFCYTTSHDFLSCWTTLYSIDFYEKMGHYARVGGLEVARVGDDGRMAEIKRKIASAKSFGTRARLIEPAEIKEKFPLIEEHLVQGGLWDPDAGLVIPRSQTVAGKLVDQGVASGKLQSFANTSAKSLIVENGRIKGVVTERGTIMADYVVVCTGIWGRLTAALVGEDLPVMPIDHPLTFFGPYNEFAGTGKEIGWPLLRDQGNSAYMRDTGDPKTAEGGQIEWGYYEETNPRLCHPRDLLEKDQARLSPSQRDLDMEQILAPLERAMELTPILGELGYNEGHSFNGLLQVTTDGGPSMGESQKVRGLWYAVAIWVKDGPGMGKLIADWMTDGRTSIDHHAIDYARFYPHQTKEEFIWDRCTETAMKVYNPAVHPREPFSKGRDIRRSPFWEREKELGGYFMELGGWERAHGYAANEHLLEKYGNRVPVRQDEWDNRHFWRVSNAEHLAMSEDCGIVNLSHFSMYDVEGPDHVALLEWLCAAKIGGDNNIGKGIYTHFLDEEGMVRADFTVIRMADRCRVIDGADAGPRDFRYMQRTAQDKGFDVTVTDVTEKYVTIGIWGPNARTTLQKVVENPEGLTLENFPFAAIKPIRIGGKDVTAFRISYVGEQGWELHMRYEDGLAVWDALRSTGVMPFGVETYANTRRMEKSLRLQNADLLTEYNLLEADLARPKVKENDFCGKAKHLEYRVREHQPAMLCTLVMTENVDQNGVARYPVGTMPVLDPSTGETLVDELGRRSFTTSVAYGPTIGKNIALAYLPWAYAQEGRKLKVEYFGETYPVEVAGVGYKPLYDPENLKPRS, encoded by the coding sequence GCCACGACTTCCTGTCGTGCTGGACGACGCTCTATTCGATCGATTTCTACGAGAAGATGGGCCACTACGCGCGCGTCGGCGGCCTCGAGGTCGCCCGCGTCGGCGATGACGGGCGCATGGCGGAGATCAAGCGCAAGATCGCGTCGGCCAAATCCTTCGGCACCCGCGCCCGGCTGATCGAGCCGGCCGAGATCAAAGAGAAGTTTCCGCTGATCGAGGAGCATCTGGTGCAGGGCGGGCTCTGGGATCCGGATGCCGGCCTCGTCATCCCGCGCTCGCAGACGGTCGCCGGCAAGCTGGTCGACCAGGGTGTCGCCTCCGGCAAGCTCCAGTCCTTCGCCAATACGTCGGCCAAGTCGCTGATCGTCGAGAACGGACGCATCAAGGGTGTGGTGACCGAGCGCGGCACGATCATGGCCGACTATGTGGTCGTCTGCACCGGCATCTGGGGCCGTTTGACCGCGGCGCTGGTCGGCGAGGACCTGCCCGTCATGCCGATCGACCATCCGCTGACGTTCTTCGGCCCCTACAACGAATTCGCCGGCACCGGCAAGGAGATCGGCTGGCCGCTGCTGCGCGACCAGGGCAACTCCGCCTATATGCGCGACACCGGCGACCCCAAGACCGCCGAGGGCGGACAGATCGAATGGGGCTACTACGAGGAGACCAATCCGCGTCTTTGCCATCCGCGCGACCTTTTGGAAAAGGACCAGGCGCGGCTGTCGCCCTCGCAGCGCGACCTCGACATGGAGCAGATCCTGGCGCCGCTGGAGCGCGCCATGGAGCTGACGCCGATCCTCGGCGAGCTCGGCTACAATGAGGGCCACTCCTTCAACGGCTTGCTGCAGGTGACGACCGATGGCGGTCCGTCGATGGGCGAGAGCCAGAAGGTGAGGGGCCTCTGGTACGCGGTCGCCATCTGGGTCAAGGACGGCCCCGGCATGGGCAAGCTCATCGCCGATTGGATGACCGACGGCCGCACCTCGATCGACCATCACGCCATCGACTATGCGCGCTTCTACCCGCACCAGACGAAGGAAGAGTTCATCTGGGATCGCTGCACCGAGACGGCGATGAAGGTCTACAATCCGGCGGTGCATCCGCGCGAGCCGTTCTCCAAGGGCCGCGACATCCGCCGCTCGCCGTTCTGGGAGCGCGAGAAGGAGCTCGGCGGCTATTTCATGGAGCTGGGCGGCTGGGAGCGCGCCCACGGTTATGCCGCCAACGAGCACCTGCTGGAGAAGTATGGCAACCGCGTGCCGGTGCGCCAGGACGAGTGGGACAACCGCCATTTCTGGCGCGTTTCCAATGCCGAGCATCTGGCAATGAGCGAGGACTGCGGCATCGTCAACCTGTCGCACTTCTCGATGTATGACGTCGAGGGGCCCGACCACGTCGCGCTGCTGGAATGGCTTTGCGCGGCCAAGATCGGCGGCGATAACAACATCGGCAAGGGCATCTACACCCACTTCCTCGACGAGGAAGGCATGGTGCGCGCCGACTTCACCGTCATCCGCATGGCCGATCGCTGCCGGGTGATCGACGGCGCCGATGCCGGCCCGCGCGACTTCCGCTACATGCAGCGCACCGCTCAGGACAAGGGCTTCGACGTCACCGTCACCGACGTGACGGAGAAGTACGTCACCATCGGCATCTGGGGTCCGAATGCGCGCACGACCCTGCAGAAGGTGGTCGAGAACCCCGAGGGGCTGACACTGGAGAATTTCCCCTTCGCGGCGATCAAGCCGATCCGCATCGGCGGCAAGGATGTGACGGCCTTCCGCATCTCCTATGTCGGCGAGCAGGGCTGGGAGCTGCATATGCGCTACGAGGACGGCCTTGCCGTCTGGGACGCGCTGCGCTCGACCGGCGTCATGCCGTTCGGCGTCGAGACCTATGCCAATACGCGCCGCATGGAAAAGAGCCTGCGGCTGCAGAATGCCGACCTGTTGACCGAGTACAATCTGCTCGAAGCCGACCTTGCCCGTCCGAAGGTCAAGGAAAACGACTTCTGCGGCAAGGCCAAGCACCTGGAATACCGCGTGCGCGAACACCAGCCGGCCATGCTGTGCACGCTGGTGATGACCGAGAACGTCGATCAGAACGGCGTCGCGCGCTATCCGGTCGGCACCATGCCGGTGCTGGATCCGTCGACCGGCGAGACGCTGGTCGATGAGCTCGGCCGCCGCTCCTTCACCACTTCGGTCGCCTATGGCCCGACGATCGGCAAGAACATCGCGCTCGCCTATCTGCCCTGGGCCTATGCCCAGGAAGGGCGCAAGCTCAAGGTCGAATATTTTGGCGAGACCTATCCGGTCGAGGTTGCCGGCGTCGGCTACAAGCCGCTTTACGATCCGGAGAACCTGAAGCCGCGTAGCTGA
- a CDS encoding DUF1194 domain-containing protein has translation MSAFASARHLLPGCVALALVLGTAPASSAEPVDIELVLAVDVSLSMSPEELEIQRHGYAAALTHALVLKAIADGAYGKIAVTYVEWAGSNWQRVIVPWTAIANRADAERVVEQLNAHPPDSARRTSISGALEFGSDLFAESSFQGAKRVIDISGDGPNNQGAPVNLARDIVVSQGITINGLPLMTRGGFTGAYDVNDLDRYYSDCVIGGPGAFMIPVNDWTQFPEAIRRKLVLELAGAASPQWAADEATHPPVVLAQDKPVADCQVGEKMWRDRSWMFDSR, from the coding sequence ATGTCTGCTTTTGCCAGTGCAAGACATCTCCTTCCGGGCTGCGTCGCGCTGGCGTTGGTGCTTGGCACGGCGCCGGCCTCCTCCGCCGAGCCTGTCGATATCGAACTGGTTCTGGCGGTCGACGTCTCGCTGTCCATGTCGCCCGAAGAACTCGAGATCCAGCGACATGGCTATGCGGCGGCCCTGACGCATGCTCTCGTGCTCAAGGCCATTGCCGATGGCGCCTATGGCAAGATCGCCGTCACCTATGTCGAATGGGCGGGCAGCAACTGGCAGCGTGTCATCGTGCCGTGGACGGCGATCGCCAATCGCGCCGATGCCGAGCGGGTGGTCGAGCAGCTCAACGCGCACCCGCCGGACAGCGCCAGGCGCACCTCGATTTCCGGCGCGCTGGAATTCGGCAGCGATCTTTTCGCCGAAAGCAGCTTTCAGGGCGCCAAGCGCGTCATCGACATTTCCGGCGACGGACCCAACAACCAGGGCGCGCCCGTCAACTTGGCACGGGACATCGTTGTGAGCCAAGGCATCACCATCAACGGGCTGCCTTTGATGACGCGGGGCGGCTTCACCGGCGCCTATGACGTCAACGATCTCGACCGCTACTACAGCGACTGCGTCATCGGCGGACCCGGCGCCTTCATGATCCCGGTCAATGACTGGACACAGTTCCCGGAAGCGATCCGCCGCAAGCTGGTGCTGGAGCTTGCCGGCGCGGCTTCGCCGCAATGGGCGGCGGATGAGGCTACCCATCCGCCGGTGGTCCTCGCCCAGGACAAGCCCGTCGCGGATTGTCAGGTTGGCGAGAAAATGTGGCGCGACCGCAGCTGGATGTTCGACAGCCGCTAG
- a CDS encoding peptidase inhibitor family I36 protein, translating to MKPVAVLMAAASLLCAGSASAQFYGEAGCAMFEDSNFRGRALELGADDSVSFRGGQFWNDRVSSVIVSRGCTLVAYSDTRMRGRSIEINRRVRDFSNTGWNDRISSAECYCGERY from the coding sequence ATGAAACCTGTTGCAGTCCTGATGGCGGCCGCATCGCTGCTTTGCGCTGGCAGCGCCAGTGCACAGTTTTACGGTGAAGCGGGCTGCGCCATGTTCGAGGACTCGAATTTTCGCGGCCGCGCGCTGGAATTGGGGGCGGACGATTCGGTGAGCTTCCGTGGCGGCCAGTTCTGGAACGATCGCGTCTCCTCGGTGATTGTGAGCCGCGGCTGCACGCTTGTCGCCTATTCGGACACCAGGATGCGAGGCCGGTCGATCGAGATCAATCGCAGGGTCCGCGATTTCAGCAATACCGGCTGGAACGACCGCATCTCATCCGCCGAATGTTATTGCGGCGAGCGGTACTAG